A region of Thermothielavioides terrestris NRRL 8126 chromosome 6, complete sequence DNA encodes the following proteins:
- a CDS encoding 40S ribosomal protein S23, which produces MSGGKPRGLNAARKLRNNRREQRWADLSYKKRALGTAYKSSPFGGSSHAKGIVLEKVGVEAKQPNSAIRKCVRVQLIKNGKKVTAFVPNDGCLNFVDENDEVLLAGFGRKGKAKGDIPGVRFKVVKVSGVGLLALWKEKKEKPRS; this is translated from the exons ATGTCTGGTGGAAAGCCCCGTGGCCTCAACGCGGCCCGCAAGCTGCGCAACAACCGCCGCGAGCAGCGGTGGGCCGATTTGTCTTACAAGAAGCGTGCCCTCGGCACTGCTTACAAGTCCAG CCCGTTCGGTGGCTCGTCCCACGCCAAGGGCATCGTCCTTGAGAAGGTCGGCGTCGAAGCCAAGCAGCCCAACTCC GCTATTCGGAAGTGTGTGAGGGTTCAGCTCATCAAGAACGGCAAGAAGGTCACTGCTTTCG TTCCCAACGATGGTTGCTTGAACTTCGTCGACGAGAACGACGAGGTGCTCCTCGCTGGTTTCGGTCGCAAGGGCAAGGCGAAGGGTGATATTCCGGGTGTGCGCTTCAAGG TTGTCAAGGTCTCTGGCGTCGGTTTGCTCGCTCTCtggaaggagaagaaggagaagccgAGATCATAA